The following proteins are encoded in a genomic region of Pseudomonas sp. Os17:
- a CDS encoding phage late control D family protein: MTPVFRILADGRDITAQINDRLLTLRTLDKPGMEADEFELRIDDRDGAVALPGRGAVIEVFLGYAGQALTRLGRYTVDEVVVNGPPDSIEIRGKASDMRGSGKTTRSGSWENVALAQIVRDLAARNGWQPVCPVATKVPRIDQLNESDFNFITRLARQYDCTAKVAEGRLLVLPRQSGLSASGKALGVVSLSRRDVSRYQFRLSDSSTHKAVQTKHQDPKSGTLKVIDLGNSDSPASVPAVHTDRHLYPNKSAAEQAAKARLAAFNRSSASLRLEMPGRTDLFAERLINAQGFKAGLDGEYLVDSVEQLFNPSGWSTTVECNGGKQGKAKAKAKKTPAKKPLRVVQL, from the coding sequence ATGACCCCGGTCTTTCGCATCCTGGCCGATGGCCGCGACATCACCGCGCAGATCAATGACCGGCTGCTGACCCTGCGCACCCTGGACAAGCCGGGCATGGAAGCGGACGAGTTCGAACTGCGCATCGATGACCGTGACGGCGCGGTCGCCTTGCCCGGTCGTGGCGCCGTCATCGAAGTGTTCCTTGGCTATGCCGGGCAGGCATTGACCCGCCTGGGGCGCTACACGGTGGATGAAGTGGTGGTCAACGGGCCGCCGGATTCCATCGAGATCCGCGGCAAGGCCAGCGACATGCGCGGCAGTGGCAAGACCACCCGCAGCGGCAGTTGGGAGAACGTGGCGCTGGCGCAGATCGTCCGCGATCTGGCGGCCCGCAACGGCTGGCAGCCGGTCTGTCCGGTGGCGACCAAGGTGCCGCGGATCGACCAGCTCAACGAGTCCGACTTCAACTTCATCACCCGCCTGGCCCGACAGTACGACTGCACCGCCAAGGTGGCCGAAGGCAGGTTGCTGGTGCTGCCCCGTCAGTCCGGGTTGAGTGCCAGCGGCAAGGCCCTGGGCGTTGTCAGCCTCAGCCGCCGCGACGTCAGCCGCTATCAGTTCCGCCTCAGTGACAGCAGCACCCACAAGGCGGTGCAGACCAAGCATCAGGACCCGAAGAGCGGCACGCTCAAGGTCATCGACCTGGGCAACAGCGATTCACCGGCCAGCGTGCCGGCGGTGCACACCGATCGGCACCTGTACCCCAACAAGTCCGCCGCCGAGCAGGCGGCCAAGGCTCGCTTGGCAGCCTTCAACCGCAGCAGCGCCAGCCTGCGCCTGGAGATGCCCGGGCGCACCGATCTGTTTGCCGAGCGCCTGATCAATGCCCAGGGCTTCAAGGCCGGACTGGACGGCGAGTACCTGGTGGACTCGGTAGAGCAGCTGTTCAACCCGTCGGGGTGGAGCACCACGGTCGAATGCAACGGCGGCAAGCAAGGCAAGGCCAAAGCCAAGGCGAAGAAAACCCCCGCCAAAAAACCACTCAGAGTGGTGCAGCTTTGA
- a CDS encoding glycosyl hydrolase family 18 protein, whose translation MNPGISSPASKRGLRFLFQTLIVGCSLLLAATAHAGPFVLAYTDGQVEASYSNLQAFHGNLSAVGLGSIYGLTVTGQLHQEGMNPTSENIIRFAQSKSLPLYPTVSDYNQGIADFDPAISHSIVNDKTLSAGSIKQLVRLAKEGGFAGINLDFEQVEPRNAKAFSVYVKALGNALHASGKKLIISVPPKSSDREPEYLQGYDYKALGAAVDYVQVMTYDQVGPGWSSGGFHDEVWPGPGSGADWQRAVLGYAVSRVAPGKVLAGLPAYGQDYSIGNRVHWSAYREIIAEHRAVTHRDAASATPYATWGPVKSFADGVEWTPERAQPVLWYDDATSIKTKTALVTKLGLGGTSVWAMGYENAEFWTALQAGLKAGAELLSAGRE comes from the coding sequence ATGAACCCAGGCATCAGCAGCCCGGCCTCGAAGCGAGGCCTGCGCTTTCTGTTCCAGACATTGATCGTCGGCTGCAGCTTGCTGCTGGCGGCCACAGCCCATGCCGGGCCCTTTGTCCTGGCCTACACCGACGGCCAGGTCGAAGCCTCCTACAGCAACCTGCAAGCGTTCCACGGCAACCTGTCTGCAGTGGGCCTGGGCAGCATCTACGGGCTGACCGTCACCGGCCAGTTGCACCAGGAAGGGATGAACCCGACCAGCGAAAACATCATTCGCTTCGCCCAGTCCAAATCGCTGCCGCTGTACCCCACCGTGTCCGACTACAACCAGGGCATTGCGGATTTTGACCCGGCCATTTCCCACTCCATCGTCAACGACAAGACCTTGAGTGCCGGCAGCATCAAGCAACTGGTGAGGCTGGCCAAGGAGGGCGGTTTTGCCGGGATCAACCTGGACTTCGAACAGGTCGAACCGAGGAATGCCAAGGCGTTTTCCGTCTATGTCAAAGCCCTGGGCAACGCCCTGCATGCCAGCGGCAAAAAACTGATCATCAGCGTCCCGCCCAAGTCCAGCGACCGCGAGCCCGAGTACCTGCAAGGCTACGACTACAAGGCCCTGGGCGCGGCGGTGGATTACGTCCAGGTCATGACCTACGACCAGGTCGGCCCCGGCTGGAGCAGCGGCGGTTTCCACGACGAAGTCTGGCCCGGCCCGGGCTCCGGCGCCGACTGGCAACGGGCTGTGCTCGGCTACGCGGTATCGCGAGTCGCGCCGGGCAAGGTCCTGGCCGGGCTGCCGGCCTACGGTCAGGACTACAGCATTGGCAACCGGGTGCACTGGTCGGCCTATCGGGAAATCATTGCCGAGCACCGCGCCGTCACCCACCGGGACGCCGCTTCCGCAACGCCTTACGCCACCTGGGGGCCGGTCAAGAGCTTCGCCGATGGCGTGGAGTGGACCCCGGAGCGCGCGCAACCGGTGCTCTGGTACGACGATGCTACGAGCATCAAGACCAAGACCGCGCTGGTGACCAAGCTGGGCCTGGGTGGTACCAGCGTCTGGGCCATGGGCTATGAAAATGCCGAGTTCTGGACGGCGCTGCAGGCGGGGCTCAAGGCCGGTGCTGAGCTGTTGTCGGCGGGGCGGGAGTGA
- a CDS encoding phage tail terminator protein translates to MKLTAVLDQLQAQCPSLAGHIVVGSDAATGAGASTPVAYLAPVNDLASASAGQNIIRQTIRDRFEVVLALGATDPTKALNPLHDLRAELWRALVGFKPGAEYNPIQYDGGELVSFDATRLLYRLRFFAEFQLGRNLPGQPAETWHERELDGLPSFTGVTVRVDAIDPADPNLQRPGPDGRLELTFSGELKQ, encoded by the coding sequence ATGAAACTCACGGCTGTTCTCGATCAGCTACAAGCACAGTGCCCGAGCCTTGCGGGGCACATCGTTGTTGGCAGCGATGCCGCAACCGGCGCTGGTGCATCAACCCCGGTTGCCTATCTGGCGCCGGTCAATGATCTGGCCAGCGCCAGCGCCGGACAAAACATCATTCGCCAGACCATCCGCGATCGTTTTGAAGTGGTTCTGGCACTTGGCGCCACCGACCCCACAAAAGCGCTGAATCCGCTGCACGACCTGCGCGCCGAACTCTGGCGCGCCCTGGTCGGTTTCAAACCCGGCGCCGAGTACAACCCGATCCAATACGACGGCGGTGAACTGGTGTCGTTCGACGCCACCCGCCTGCTCTACCGCCTGCGCTTCTTCGCCGAATTCCAGCTGGGGCGCAATCTGCCCGGGCAGCCGGCGGAAACCTGGCATGAGCGTGAACTCGACGGCCTGCCGTCCTTTACCGGGGTCACGGTGCGGGTCGATGCCATCGATCCGGCGGACCCCAATCTGCAACGTCCAGGGCCCGACGGGCGCCTGGAGCTGACTTTTTCAGGAGAGCTGAAGCAATGA
- a CDS encoding DUF2635 domain-containing protein: MSKRITVLPVAGRAVPDPEAGDLLPASGREVPDNAWWRRRLADGDITSKAVKAAKSQGAK; this comes from the coding sequence ATGAGCAAACGCATCACCGTGCTGCCGGTCGCTGGCCGTGCCGTACCGGACCCGGAAGCAGGCGATCTGCTGCCCGCCTCCGGCCGTGAAGTGCCGGACAACGCCTGGTGGCGCCGGCGTCTGGCCGATGGCGATATCACTAGCAAAGCCGTGAAAGCGGCGAAATCTCAAGGAGCCAAATAA
- a CDS encoding phage tail sheath subtilisin-like domain-containing protein → MAIGFSNIPADIRVPLFYAEMDNSAANSASSAMRRLIVAQVNDNQAGDDLGKLVLVSSVALAKSIGGQGSMLASMYETWRKTDPVGEIWCLPLHSTEGSVAKAELKLTGSASAAGLLNLYVGGVRVQASIVSGASAAQAASALALKVNAAVDLPVTAAAVDGTVTLSAKWTGDSGNDISLQLNRLGKSNGEETPAGLTLVLGKMAGGTGVPDQVAALAALGDEPFEFICMPWTDTASLNAWQAVMDDNTGRWSWAKQLFGHVYSAKRGTVGTLVAAGQARNDQHITIQALETGVPQPVWVQAAALAARTSVFISADASRPTQSGSLPGIDPAPASERFTLTERQSLLSYGIATAYYEGGYMRIQRAITTYQKNAYGQADNSYLDSETMHQSAFIVRRLQSVITSKYGRHKLAADGTRFGAGQPIVTPSTIRGELIAQYAKLELEGHVENADLFAEHLIVERDVQDPSRVNVLFPPDYINGLRVFALLNQFRLQYDAAA, encoded by the coding sequence ATGGCGATCGGTTTCAGCAATATCCCGGCGGACATCCGTGTTCCGCTGTTCTACGCCGAGATGGACAACTCGGCGGCCAATAGCGCGTCGTCGGCCATGCGCCGGCTGATCGTCGCCCAGGTCAATGACAACCAGGCCGGCGACGATCTCGGCAAGCTGGTGCTGGTGTCCAGCGTGGCCCTGGCCAAGAGCATCGGCGGGCAAGGTTCGATGCTCGCCTCGATGTATGAAACCTGGCGCAAGACCGACCCGGTGGGCGAGATCTGGTGCCTGCCGCTGCACAGCACCGAGGGCAGCGTGGCCAAGGCCGAGCTGAAGCTCACCGGTAGCGCCAGCGCCGCCGGCCTGCTCAATCTGTACGTCGGCGGGGTGCGGGTGCAGGCTTCGATCGTCAGTGGCGCCAGCGCTGCCCAGGCGGCCAGCGCCCTGGCGCTGAAGGTCAACGCGGCGGTGGACCTGCCGGTGACCGCGGCGGCGGTCGACGGCACGGTGACCCTGAGCGCCAAGTGGACCGGCGACAGCGGCAACGACATCAGCCTGCAACTCAATCGCCTGGGCAAGAGCAATGGCGAAGAAACCCCGGCCGGCCTGACCCTGGTGCTGGGCAAGATGGCCGGCGGCACCGGCGTGCCGGATCAGGTCGCGGCCCTGGCGGCTCTGGGCGACGAGCCGTTCGAGTTCATCTGCATGCCCTGGACCGACACCGCCAGCCTCAATGCCTGGCAAGCGGTGATGGACGACAACACCGGCCGCTGGTCCTGGGCCAAGCAGCTGTTCGGCCATGTCTACAGCGCCAAGCGCGGCACCGTCGGCACCCTGGTGGCGGCCGGTCAGGCGCGCAACGACCAGCACATCACCATCCAGGCCCTGGAAACCGGCGTGCCCCAGCCGGTGTGGGTTCAGGCCGCAGCCTTGGCGGCGCGGACCTCGGTGTTCATCTCCGCCGACGCCAGCCGTCCGACCCAGAGCGGCAGCCTGCCGGGGATCGACCCGGCGCCGGCCAGCGAACGCTTCACCCTCACCGAGCGTCAGTCGCTGCTCAGCTACGGCATCGCCACCGCCTACTACGAAGGCGGCTACATGCGCATTCAGCGGGCGATCACCACCTACCAGAAGAACGCCTACGGCCAGGCCGACAACTCCTACCTGGACAGCGAAACCATGCACCAGTCGGCGTTCATCGTGCGTCGCCTGCAAAGCGTGATCACCAGCAAGTACGGGCGCCACAAGCTGGCCGCCGACGGCACCCGTTTCGGCGCCGGCCAGCCGATCGTCACCCCGAGCACCATTCGCGGTGAGCTGATCGCCCAGTACGCCAAGCTGGAGCTGGAAGGCCATGTGGAGAACGCCGACCTGTTCGCCGAGCACCTGATCGTCGAGCGCGACGTGCAGGACCCGAGCCGGGTCAACGTGCTGTTCCCGCCGGACTATATCAACGGCCTGCGGGTGTTCGCGCTGCTCAATCAATTCCGCCTGCAGTACGACGCCGCGGCCTGA
- a CDS encoding phage tail tube protein — MGQLIAGTCYVKVDGAQLTISGGCEAPLMAVKRETVVPGFYKETDLTPSFKVTALHTPDFPLKQLIAGSDMTVTCEFANGKVYVLAGAYLVDEPIAKGDDASIELNFEGQKGTWQ, encoded by the coding sequence ATGGGTCAACTGATTGCGGGCACCTGCTACGTCAAAGTGGACGGCGCTCAACTGACCATCAGCGGCGGCTGCGAAGCACCGCTGATGGCCGTCAAGCGGGAAACCGTGGTTCCGGGCTTCTACAAGGAAACCGACCTCACCCCGTCGTTCAAAGTCACCGCGCTGCACACCCCGGACTTTCCGCTCAAGCAACTGATTGCCGGCTCCGACATGACCGTCACCTGCGAGTTCGCCAACGGCAAGGTCTACGTGCTGGCCGGCGCCTACCTGGTGGACGAGCCTATTGCCAAGGGCGACGACGCCAGCATCGAGCTGAACTTCGAAGGGCAGAAGGGGACCTGGCAATGA
- a CDS encoding phage tail assembly protein, whose translation MSNLVKLQVPIEAHGEPLSELTLRRPTVQEVRAIKALPYKIDKSEEVSLDMDVAAKYIAVCAGIPPSSVNQLDLVDLNALSWAVASFFMSAASQPSPT comes from the coding sequence ATGAGCAACCTGGTCAAGCTGCAGGTGCCGATCGAGGCCCACGGCGAGCCCCTGAGCGAACTCACCCTGCGCCGTCCGACGGTGCAGGAAGTGCGGGCGATCAAGGCGCTGCCGTACAAGATCGACAAGAGCGAAGAAGTCAGCCTCGACATGGATGTCGCGGCCAAGTACATCGCGGTCTGCGCCGGTATTCCACCGTCCTCGGTGAACCAGCTGGACCTGGTGGACCTCAACGCCCTGAGCTGGGCGGTGGCGAGTTTTTTCATGAGTGCGGCATCGCAGCCATCGCCGACCTGA
- a CDS encoding DNA circularization protein, which produces MADNWRDRLLPASFRGVPFWVDQAKTPVGQKGQLHEYPQRDQPFFEGLGQQAKIHDLTAFIVGADCLEQRDRLLKALEEGSGELVHPWLGRMQVKVGECEMTQSRQDGGLVTFSLKFYPDQPLRFPSAVVNTQQQVLVASDTLLGSAVLRFEFATNLIKQARIGVDALRKGLTEVYAVIEHEFKPLIEFYGDLNTLVKAVKDIPRELSTEFKGLLEDVRGLKDFARSGYRQMLADIAQQVEAARRIDAPKLTTGKDTTAAAEAVANLVQDALLVQIARLVSALPVATPVVKLKNTPPLAQQASRPVQRLEVPVADDVLALRDQFNELIWQASLKADAVHYQALNTLRQQVQGHLNAVASSGVRLVSLSPKSSLPALVLAYQRFADATRVGEVVQRNRVPHPGFLPPADLQIARE; this is translated from the coding sequence ATGGCGGATAACTGGCGTGATCGTTTGTTGCCCGCGTCCTTTCGCGGTGTGCCGTTCTGGGTCGATCAGGCGAAAACCCCGGTGGGCCAGAAAGGTCAGTTGCACGAGTACCCGCAGCGTGACCAGCCGTTTTTCGAGGGCCTTGGCCAGCAGGCGAAAATCCATGACCTGACGGCCTTTATCGTCGGCGCCGATTGCCTGGAGCAGCGCGACAGGCTGCTCAAGGCCCTGGAGGAGGGCAGCGGCGAGCTGGTGCACCCCTGGCTTGGGCGGATGCAGGTCAAGGTCGGCGAATGCGAGATGACCCAGAGCCGCCAGGACGGCGGCCTGGTGACCTTCAGCCTGAAGTTCTATCCGGACCAGCCGCTGCGCTTTCCCTCGGCGGTGGTCAACACCCAGCAGCAGGTGCTGGTGGCCAGCGATACCTTGCTGGGCTCGGCGGTGCTGCGTTTCGAGTTCGCCACCAATCTGATCAAGCAGGCGCGGATCGGCGTGGACGCGCTGCGCAAGGGGCTGACCGAGGTGTATGCGGTCATCGAGCACGAGTTCAAGCCGCTGATCGAGTTCTATGGCGACCTCAACACCCTGGTCAAGGCGGTCAAGGACATACCCAGGGAGCTGAGCACGGAGTTCAAGGGGTTGCTGGAGGATGTGCGCGGGCTCAAGGATTTTGCCCGCAGCGGCTATCGGCAGATGCTCGCCGATATTGCCCAGCAGGTGGAGGCGGCCCGGCGCATCGATGCGCCGAAGCTGACCACCGGCAAGGACACCACGGCGGCGGCCGAGGCAGTGGCCAACCTGGTGCAGGATGCGCTGCTGGTGCAGATCGCCCGCCTGGTGTCGGCGTTGCCGGTAGCCACCCCGGTGGTGAAGCTCAAGAACACCCCGCCCCTGGCGCAGCAGGCCAGCCGGCCGGTGCAGCGCCTGGAGGTGCCGGTGGCCGACGATGTGCTGGCGCTGCGCGATCAGTTCAATGAGCTGATCTGGCAAGCCTCGCTCAAGGCCGACGCGGTGCATTACCAGGCGCTCAACACTCTGCGTCAGCAGGTGCAGGGGCACCTCAATGCCGTGGCTTCCTCGGGGGTGCGGCTGGTCAGCCTCAGCCCCAAGAGCAGCCTTCCGGCGCTGGTGCTGGCCTATCAGCGGTTTGCCGATGCGACCCGGGTCGGCGAAGTGGTGCAGCGCAATCGGGTGCCTCACCCGGGTTTCCTGCCGCCCGCCGACCTGCAAATTGCTCGGGAGTGA
- a CDS encoding phage baseplate assembly protein, translating to MDELANIVTLTVDGLDYSGWKSVEISADLERQFRTFSLNITWQWPGQDSQVRIRPGARCQVRIGCDLVLTGHVYKAPISYDGKQISLSIQGGSLTQDLVDCAAINRPSQWRQQDVLSIVRALAGSYGVGVRSEIAPTGKLHTHSIVPGETVFASIDRLLTLYRVFSTDDADGYLLLAAPGSGGRASDALELGKNILSANAPMDFSAVFSEYRVIGQHKGSDQSSGAAVSEVSGRASDARVSRKRVTVINEAAQLSAELAQQRADWECGTRTGKALTTTYQVQGWRQSNGDLWRHNTLVRVIDPVLGFDRDMLISKVTWSLSEQGSITTLQVAPPQTFDANPTAGNT from the coding sequence ATGGACGAACTGGCAAATATCGTCACCCTGACGGTGGACGGGCTGGACTACAGCGGCTGGAAGAGCGTGGAGATCAGCGCCGATCTGGAGCGTCAGTTCCGCACCTTCAGCCTCAACATCACCTGGCAATGGCCGGGGCAGGACTCGCAGGTGCGGATCCGCCCGGGCGCTCGCTGTCAGGTGCGCATCGGTTGCGACCTGGTGCTCACCGGGCATGTCTACAAGGCGCCGATCAGTTACGACGGCAAGCAGATCAGCCTGAGCATCCAGGGCGGTTCGCTGACCCAGGATCTGGTGGATTGCGCGGCCATCAACCGGCCGAGTCAGTGGCGCCAGCAGGACGTGCTGAGCATCGTCCGCGCCCTGGCCGGCTCCTACGGGGTCGGGGTGCGCAGCGAGATCGCCCCGACCGGCAAGCTGCACACCCACAGCATCGTGCCGGGGGAGACGGTGTTCGCCTCCATCGACCGTTTGCTGACCCTGTACCGGGTGTTCTCCACCGACGACGCCGACGGTTACCTGCTGCTGGCGGCGCCGGGCAGCGGCGGGCGGGCTAGTGATGCCCTGGAGCTGGGCAAGAACATTCTCTCGGCCAATGCACCGATGGATTTTTCCGCGGTGTTTTCCGAGTACCGGGTGATCGGCCAGCACAAGGGCAGCGATCAGAGCAGCGGGGCGGCGGTCAGCGAAGTGTCTGGCCGGGCCAGCGATGCAAGGGTTTCGCGTAAGCGGGTCACGGTGATCAACGAAGCCGCGCAACTGAGTGCCGAGCTGGCTCAGCAGCGCGCTGACTGGGAGTGCGGCACCCGCACCGGCAAGGCCCTGACCACCACCTACCAGGTGCAGGGCTGGCGCCAGAGCAATGGCGATTTGTGGCGCCACAACACCCTGGTGCGAGTGATCGACCCGGTGCTGGGGTTCGACCGGGACATGCTGATCTCCAAGGTCACCTGGTCGCTGTCCGAGCAGGGCTCGATCACCACCCTGCAGGTGGCGCCGCCGCAGACCTTCGACGCCAACCCGACAGCCGGCAACACCTGA
- a CDS encoding phage baseplate assembly protein V, giving the protein MSLLTRLLARGTVVLANSANKLQSLQMRLTAGEVNDDMEHFEPYGFTSNPLAGAEGIATFLGGDRSHAVVLVVADRRYRLKALAAGEVAIYTDEGDKIHFKRGRVIDIDTATLNIRASSGVNIDSPTLSMSGKIVSQGDQLAAGISQINHVHSGVQPGPGQTGAPVGG; this is encoded by the coding sequence ATGAGCCTACTGACACGCCTGTTGGCGCGGGGCACCGTGGTGCTCGCCAACTCGGCCAACAAACTGCAATCGCTGCAAATGCGCCTTACCGCCGGCGAGGTCAACGACGACATGGAGCATTTCGAGCCTTACGGTTTCACCAGCAATCCCCTGGCCGGCGCCGAGGGCATCGCCACCTTCCTCGGCGGCGACCGGTCCCACGCGGTGGTGCTGGTGGTGGCCGACCGGCGCTATCGCCTCAAGGCCCTGGCCGCCGGTGAGGTGGCGATCTACACCGACGAGGGCGACAAGATCCACTTCAAGCGTGGGCGCGTCATCGACATCGACACCGCGACCCTGAACATCCGCGCCAGCAGCGGCGTCAACATCGACAGCCCGACCCTGAGCATGAGCGGCAAGATCGTCTCCCAGGGCGATCAGCTTGCCGCCGGCATCAGCCAGATCAACCACGTCCACAGCGGCGTGCAACCCGGTCCGGGCCAGACCGGCGCGCCGGTGGGAGGTTAA
- a CDS encoding phage GP46 family protein — translation MFATYDLKNALTRAVEISLFTWRRAADDDALDDDQRYGWWGDSFPTVADDRIGSRLWLLRRVKLTRQTQLDAEFYAREALQWLIDDGHCNAVEILSERLDAQRLNLRTVLILADGERLDLNPIHSWQVTYAV, via the coding sequence ATGTTCGCCACCTATGACCTGAAGAACGCCCTGACCCGGGCCGTGGAAATCAGCCTGTTCACCTGGCGCCGCGCCGCCGATGACGATGCCCTGGACGACGATCAGCGCTATGGCTGGTGGGGCGACAGTTTTCCCACGGTGGCCGACGACCGCATCGGTTCGCGGCTGTGGCTGCTGCGCCGGGTCAAGCTGACCCGGCAGACCCAGCTCGACGCCGAGTTCTATGCCCGCGAGGCCTTGCAGTGGCTGATCGACGATGGTCATTGCAACGCCGTCGAGATTCTCAGCGAACGCCTCGATGCCCAGCGCCTGAACCTGCGCACGGTGCTGATCCTGGCCGACGGCGAACGCCTGGACCTCAACCCCATTCACAGTTGGCAGGTGACCTATGCCGTTTGA
- a CDS encoding baseplate J/gp47 family protein has protein sequence MPFETPSLPVLIQRTQSDLASDSLRQSDAQVLARTLSGAAFGLYGYLDWIAEQILPDKADESTLERIAALRLNQPRKAAQAARGSVSFTAAAGAVLDVDTLLQSSDGRSYKVTAARTTSAGLNSTTIQAVDGGALGNAGAGLELTAVQPVQGIGNAFTVLAPGLSGGVAEESLESLRSRVIRSYRIIPHGGSADDYETWALECPGITRAWCRRNYLGPGTVGLFVMRDDDPQPIPNAEQLAQVQAYIEPLRPVTAEVHVLAPVMLPVTYTLRLTPDTSAVRAAVEDQLRDLHSREAGLGQTLLLSHIREAISSATGEQDHRLLAPLADVPAANNQLLVFGGCQWQQ, from the coding sequence ATGCCGTTTGAAACCCCTTCGCTGCCGGTGCTGATTCAACGCACCCAAAGCGACCTGGCCAGCGATTCGCTGCGCCAGTCCGATGCCCAAGTGCTGGCCCGAACCCTGAGTGGGGCCGCCTTTGGCCTGTACGGCTACCTGGATTGGATCGCCGAGCAGATCCTTCCGGACAAGGCCGATGAGTCGACTCTGGAGCGCATCGCTGCCCTGCGCCTGAACCAGCCGCGCAAGGCCGCCCAGGCGGCCCGTGGCAGCGTCAGCTTCACGGCCGCGGCCGGAGCCGTGCTGGATGTCGATACCCTGCTGCAGAGCAGCGACGGTCGCAGTTACAAAGTGACCGCCGCGCGCACCACCAGCGCCGGGCTCAACAGCACCACGATCCAGGCGGTCGATGGCGGCGCCCTGGGCAATGCCGGCGCCGGCCTGGAGTTGACCGCGGTGCAGCCGGTGCAAGGCATCGGCAACGCGTTCACCGTGCTGGCCCCGGGGCTGAGCGGTGGCGTGGCCGAAGAAAGCCTCGAATCCCTGCGCTCCCGGGTGATCCGCTCCTATCGGATCATTCCCCACGGCGGCTCGGCGGACGACTACGAAACCTGGGCCCTGGAATGCCCGGGGATCACCCGTGCCTGGTGCCGGCGCAATTACCTGGGGCCAGGCACGGTGGGCCTGTTCGTCATGCGTGACGATGACCCGCAGCCGATCCCCAATGCCGAGCAACTGGCGCAGGTCCAGGCCTATATCGAGCCACTGCGCCCGGTCACTGCCGAGGTGCATGTGCTGGCCCCGGTGATGCTGCCGGTGACCTACACGTTGCGCCTGACCCCCGACACCAGCGCGGTGCGCGCCGCGGTCGAGGACCAGCTGCGCGATCTGCACAGCCGCGAGGCCGGCCTGGGCCAGACCCTGTTGCTCAGCCATATCCGCGAAGCCATCAGCAGCGCCACCGGCGAGCAGGATCACCGGCTGCTGGCGCCCCTGGCCGATGTTCCGGCGGCGAATAATCAGTTGCTGGTTTTCGGAGGTTGCCAATGGCAGCAATAA
- a CDS encoding YmfQ family protein: protein MAAIRSAAQYQDQLRSLLPSGSAWDPERVPELERVLQGVSQELARIDARAVDLQNEMDPASVSELVTDWEKVMNLPDPCLGLTPLFEDRRLAVRRRLLAVGSQRAAYFVEIARSQGYPNASVTELSTPRMGRSRFGHAHFGTWRANFMWTLNTGGRLQLGRRFGASYWGERFGMNPGSALECLIHRSTPAHTQVYINYD, encoded by the coding sequence ATGGCAGCAATAAGAAGCGCCGCCCAGTACCAGGATCAGTTGCGCAGCCTGCTGCCCAGCGGCTCGGCCTGGGACCCGGAGCGGGTGCCGGAGCTTGAACGAGTGTTGCAGGGCGTCTCCCAGGAGCTGGCGCGCATCGACGCCCGGGCCGTTGACCTGCAAAACGAAATGGACCCGGCCAGCGTCAGCGAACTGGTGACCGATTGGGAAAAGGTCATGAACCTGCCCGATCCCTGCCTGGGCCTGACCCCGCTGTTCGAAGACCGACGGCTGGCCGTGCGCCGCCGTCTGTTGGCGGTGGGCAGCCAGCGCGCTGCCTACTTCGTCGAAATCGCCCGCAGCCAGGGCTACCCCAATGCCAGCGTCACTGAGCTGAGTACCCCGCGCATGGGCCGCTCACGCTTTGGTCATGCGCATTTCGGCACCTGGCGGGCGAACTTCATGTGGACCCTCAATACCGGCGGCCGCCTGCAACTGGGCCGGCGTTTCGGCGCGAGCTATTGGGGTGAACGTTTTGGCATGAATCCGGGGAGCGCCCTGGAGTGCCTTATCCATCGCAGTACACCGGCGCATACACAGGTGTACATCAACTATGACTAG